A part of Mustela erminea isolate mMusErm1 chromosome 9, mMusErm1.Pri, whole genome shotgun sequence genomic DNA contains:
- the PRRG4 gene encoding transmembrane gamma-carboxyglutamic acid protein 4, whose protein sequence is MFTLLVLLSQLPVVTLAFPHCTRSPKESGHAGEEVFTAKKEANLFIHRHLLYNRFDLELFTPGDLERECIEELCNYEEAREIFVDEDKTMAFWKEYSVKGPTTKSDANREKVDVMGLLTGLIAAGVFLVIFGLLGYYLCITKCNRQQYPSSSAAYIRTGRHTPSIIFRRPEEAALTLSPPTMEDTGLPSYEQAVALTRKHNVSPPPPYPGPTRGFRVFKKSMSLPSH, encoded by the exons ATGTTTACACTTCTGGTTCTACTCAGCCAACTGCCCGTAGTTACCCTCGCGTTTCCTCATTGCACAAGGAGTCCGAAGGAGTCCGGGCATGCTGGAGAAGAAG tCTTCACagcaaaaaaagaagcaaatcttTTCATACATAGACACCTGCTGTATAATAGATTTGATTTGGAGCTCTTTACTCCCGGTGACCTAGAAAGAGAATGCATAGAAGAACTTTGTAATTATGAAGAAGCCAGAGAAATTTTTGTGGATGAAGATAAAACG ATGGCATTCTGGAAAGAATATTCGGTCAAAGGACCAACCACAAAATCAG ATGCTAACAGAGAGAAAGTTGATGTCATGGGCCTTCTGACTGGATTAATTGCTGCTGGAgtgtttttggttatttttggtTTACTTGGTTACTATCTTTGTATCACCAAGTGTAACAGACAACAATATCCCAG TTCTTCAGCCGCCTACATAAGAACGGGCAGGCACACTCCCTCCATCATTTTCAGAAGACCTGAGGAGGCTGCCTTGACTCTGTCACCCCCCACAATGGAGGACACAGGATTACCTTCTTATGAACAGGCAGTGGCACTGACCAGAAAACACAAtgtttccccaccaccaccatatcCTGGTCCAACAAGAGGGTTTCGAGTGTTTAAAAAGTCTATGTCGCTCCCATCTCACTAA